A single window of Vigna unguiculata cultivar IT97K-499-35 chromosome 1, ASM411807v1, whole genome shotgun sequence DNA harbors:
- the LOC114163092 gene encoding uncharacterized protein LOC114163092 isoform X2, translating to MESSAVIRSFNYPMGTMSHMRPSRDKQVVVPIHNVGWNSKSRLFTQHLSYDRKHINSHMKGSTTLVSCAKTAEPINTSKSGDASSDSTPQGSLEKKPLQATTFPNGFEALVLEVCDETEIAELKVKVGDFEMHIKRNIGATTVPLSNISPTTPPPIPSKPMDESAPGTLPPSPPKSSPEKKNPFIDSFREKSPRLAALEASGTTTYVLVPSPTVGFFRRGRTVKGKRQPPICKEGDLVTEGQIIGYLDQFGTGLPVKTDVAGVVLKLVVDDGEPVGYGDPLIAVLPSFHDIK from the exons ATGGAATCCTCCGCTGTCATTCGATCTTTTAACT ATCCCATGGGCACTATGTCCCATATGCGACCTTCCCGCGATAAACAAGTTGTAGTTCCCATCCACAATGTCGGATGGAACTCTAAAAGTAGACTTTTCACCCAGCATTTGTCATATGATCGGAAGCACATTAATTCCCACATGAAGGGGAGCACCACACTGGTTTCATGTGCAAAAACAGCTGAACCTATCAACACATCCAAGTCTGGTGATG CTTCTTCAGATAGTACTCCACAAGGCTCGTTGGAGAAAAAGCCTTTGCAAGCTACTACTTTTCCTAATGGATTTGAG GCTTTGGTATTAGAGGTGTGTGATGAGACTGAAATTGCTGAACTGAAAGTAAAG GTTGGAGATTTTGAAATGCATATTAAGCGAAACATTGGAGCAACAACGGTTCCTTTGTCTAACATTTCACCAACGACTCCTCCGCCTATTCCATCTAAACCTATGGATGAATCAGCACCTGGTACCCTGCCACCATCACCTCCAAAATCATCTccagaaaagaaaaatccattTATAGATTCTTTCAGAGAGAAATCACCAAGATTGGCAGCATTGGAGGCTTCTGGTACCACCACTTATGTCTTAGTACCATCTCCCACG GTTGGCTTCTTCCGAAGAGGTAGAACAGTGAAAGGCAAGAGACAACCTCCTATCTGTAAAGAG GGAGATTTAGTCACAGAAGGGCAAATCATCGGTTATTTGGACCAGTTTGGCACTGGACTTCCGGTTAAG ACTGATGTGGCTGGAGTAGTGTTGAAGCTAGTTGTTGATGATGGAG AGCCTGTTGGTTACGGAGACCCCCTTATTGCTGTCTTGCCATCTTTTCATGACATCAAGTGA
- the LOC114179214 gene encoding arogenate dehydrogenase 1, chloroplastic-like, with amino-acid sequence MSTSSSSSSSQTLRIGIVGFGTFGQFLAKTMIKQGHSLSATSRSDYSDICLQMGIHFYRDVSDFLAADIDVILLCTSILSLSEVVGSMPLASLKRPTLFVDVLSVKEHPRELLLRELPLHSDILCTHPMFGPVTGKNGWKGLTFMYDKVRIRNEDICSSFIQIFSSEGCKMVQMTCEEHDKAAAKSQFITHTIGRTLAEMDIQSTPIDTKGFQELVKLKETMVGNSFDLFSGLYVYNRFARQELENLERALQKVKETLVEKKKEEQGQEKI; translated from the exons ATGTCaacatcatcttcttcatcctCTTCCCAAACCCTCAGAATTGGCATAGTTGGATTCGGCACCTTTGGCCAATTTCTGGCCAAGACAATGATAAAACAAGGCCACTCTCTCTCTGCAACTTCTCGATCCGATTACTCCGACATCTGTCTCCAAATGGGCATTCACTTTTACAG GGATGTCAGCGATTTCCTTGCTGCTGACATAGATGTGATATTGTTGTGCACATCGATATTATCGCTATCCGAGGTTGTGGGGTCAATGCCACTCGCTTCCCTGAAGCGCCCAACACTGTTTGTTGATGTTCTTTCAGTGAAAGAACACCCGAGAGAACTTCTGCTACGAGAGTTGCCACTGCACTCAGACATTCTCTGTACTCACCCTATGTTTGGACCTGTCACCGGCAAGAATGGATGGAAAGGTCTCACTTTCATGTATGACAAAGTTCGGATAAGAAATGAAGATATCTGCTCTAGTTTCATCCAAATTTTTTCCAGTGAG GGTTGCAAGATGGTACAAATGACTTGTGAGGAACATGACAAAGCAGCTGCGAAGAGCCAATTTATTACACACACAATTGGCAG AACATTGGCAGAAATGGATATTCAATCCACACCTATTGACACCAAGGGCTTTCAGGAACTTGTTAAATTG AAGGAGACGATGGTAGGAAATAGTTTTGATTTGTTCAGTGGATTATACGTGTATAACAGATTTGCCAGACAAGAG CTGGAAAACCTTGAACGTGCCTTGCAAAAAGTCAAAGAAACGCTGgttgaaaagaagaaagaggagcAGGGTCAAGAAAagatatga
- the LOC114175699 gene encoding probably inactive leucine-rich repeat receptor-like protein kinase IMK2, with the protein MVAEKANLNSCQFSQQVGNADQVSDKKKERWKKTPSTAHNNPCYFLFLLWVWTLVLSTCLNSVLCEDEGWDGVVVTASNFLALQAFKQELVDPEGFLRSWNDSGYGACSGGWVGIKCAKGEVIVIQLPWKGLRGRITDKIGQLQGLRKLSLHDNQIGGSIPSTFGLLPNLRGVQLFNNRLTGSIPSSLGYCPLLQSLDLSNNLLTEAIPYSLANSTKLYWLNLSFNSFSGPLPASLTHSLSLTFLSLQHNNLSGPLPNSWGGNSKNDEFFRLRSLLLDHNFFTGNVPSSLGGLRELNEISLSNNRFSGAIPNEIGTLSRLRTLDISNNALNGSLPATLSNLSSLTLLNVENNLLENQIPGTLGSLHNLSVLILSRNQFSGHIPSSIANISTLKQLDLSLNNLSGEIPVSFNSQRSLDLFNVSYNSLSGSVPSQLARKFNSSSFVGNIQLCGYSPSTPCPSQAPSEGVIAPPHEMSKHQHRRKLRTKDIILIVAGVLLIVLIILCCILLFCLIRKRSASKTENGRGVGRTGTTRAEKGIPPVAAGDVEAGGEAGGKLVHFDGPIAFTADDLLCATAEIMGKSTYGTVYKAILEDGSQVAVKRLREKIARGQREFESEVSVLGKIRHPNVLALRAYYLGPKGEKLLVFDYMPKGSVASFLHGSGTETSIDWQTRMKIAQGMARGLLYLHSQENIIHGNLTSSNVLLDENTNAKIADFGLSRLMTTAANSNVIATAGALGYRAPELSKLKKANSKSDIYSLGVILLELLTRKSPGVSMNGVDLPQWVASIVKEEWTNEVFDADLMRDSSTVGDELLNTLKLALHCVDPSPSARPEVHQVLHQLEEIRPERSVTASPGDDSII; encoded by the exons ATGGTAGCGGAGAAAGCCAACCTTAACTCTTGTCAGTTTTCACAACAAGTAGGTAATGCAGACCAAGTCTCTgacaagaagaaagaaagatggAAGAAGACTCCGTCCACGGCGCACAACAACccatgttattttttgtttctcctCTGGGTGTGGACTCTTGTTCTCTCCACATGTTTGAATTCGGTTTTGTGCGAAGATGAGGGTTGGGATGGAGTGGTCGTGACGGCGTCAAACTTCTTAGCACTTCAAGCGTTCAAGCAAGAGTTGGTTGATCCCGAAGGCTTCTTGCGGAGCTGGAATGATAGTGGCTATGGAGCTTGTTCCGGAGGTTGGGTTGGTATCAAGTGTGCCAAGGGAGAGGTTATTGTAATCCAGCTTCCGTGGAAGGGATTGAGAGGGCGTATCACTGATAAAATTGGGCAGCTTCAAGGTCTTAGGAAGCTCAGTCTTCATGATAATCAAATTGGTGGTTCAATCCCTTCCACTTTTGGACTTCTTCCTAACCTTAGAGGGGTTCAGTTATTCAACAATAGGCTCACAGGTTCCATCCCTTCTTCTTTAGGTTACTGTCCTTTGCTTCAGTCTCTTGACCTCAGCAACAACTTGCTCACAGAAGCAATCCCTTATAGTCTTGCCAATTCCACCAAACTTTATTGGCTTAACTTGAGTTTTAACTCCTTCTCTGGTCCTTTACCGGCTAGCTTAACTCACTCACTTTCCCTCACATTCCTTTCTCTTCAACATAATAATCTATCCGGTCCCCTTCCTAACTCTTGGGGTGGGAATTCTAAGAATGACGAGTTCTTTAGGCTTCGAAGTTTGCTCCTAGATCATAACTTTTTCACTGGAAACGTTCCTTCTTCTTTGGGTGGCTTAAGAGAACTCAATGAAATTTCCCTTAGTAACAATAGGTTTAGTGGAGCTATACCGAATGAAATAGGAACTCTTTCTAGACTCAGGACACTAGACATTTCTAATAATGCATTGAATGGGAGCTTGCCTGCTACCCTCTCTAATTTATCCTCGCTTACACTGCTCAATGTTGAGAATAACCTCCTTGAAAATCAAATTCCTGGAACTTTAGGGAGTTTGCACAATCTTTCTGTTCTGATTTTGAGCAGAAACCAATTTAGTGGCCATATTCCTTCGAGTATTGCAAACATTTCCACTCTTAAGCAGCTTGATTTGTCACTGAATAATCTCAGTGGAGAAATTCCAGTCTCCTTTAACAGTCAACGTAGTCTTGATCTCTTCAATGTTTCTTACAATAGCCTCTCAGGTTCTGTACCCTCTCAACTTGCCAGGAAATTCAACTCAAGCTCATTTGTGGGAAATATTCAACTATGTGGATACAGCCCCTCAACACCATGTCCTTCACAAGCTCCATCAGAAGGAGTCATTGCCCCACCTCATGAAATGTCAAAACACCAACATCGTAGGAAGCTAAGAACCAAAGACATTATTCTCATAGTAGCAGGAGTTCTTCTCATAGTCCTAATCATACTTTGTTGCATCCTTCTCTTCTGTCTGATCAGAAAGAGATCAGCTTCGAAGACCGAGAATGGCAGAGGTGTAGGGAGAACTGGAACTACGAGGGCAGAAAAAGGAATCCCTCCTGTTGCTGCTGGTGATGTTGAAGCAGGTGGGGAGGCTGGAGGGAAACTAGTCCATTTTGATGGACCAATAGCTTTTACAGCTGATGATCTCTTGTGTGCAACAGCTGAGATAATGGGAAAGAGCACCTATGGAACTGTGTATAAGGCTATATTGGAGGATGGAAGTCAAGTTGCAGTAAAGAGATTGAGGGAAAAGATCGCTAGAGGTCAGAGAGAATTTGAATCAGAAGTCAGTGTTCTGGGAAAAATTAGACACCCCAATGTTTTGGCTCTGAGGGCCTATTACTTGGGACCCAAAGGGGAGAAGCTTCTGGTTTTTGATTACATGCCCAAAGGAAGTGTTGCTTCTTTCCTACACG GTAGTGGAACTGAAACATCCATTGATTGGCAAACAAGGATGAAAATAGCACAGGGCATGGCTCGTGGCTTGTTGTACCTCCATTCCCAGGAGAACATTATACATGGAAACCTCACATCCAGCAATGTATTGCTTGATGAGAATACAAATGCTAAAATTGCAGATTTTGGTCTTTCTAGGCTGATGACAACTGCTGCTAATTCCAACGTGATAGCTACTGCTGGAGCATTGGGATACCGGGCACCTGAGCTCTCGAAGCTCAAGAAAGCCAACTCCAAAAGTGATATCTATAGCCTTGGTGTTATCTTGTTAGAACTCCTAACGAGGAAGTCACCTGGGGTGTCTATGAATGGAGTAGATTTACCTCAGTGGGTTGCCTCCATTGTCAAAGAGGAGTGGACAAATGAGGTTTTTGATGCTGACTTAATGAGAGACTCTTCAACAGTTGGCGATGAGTTGCTAAACACATTGAAACTCGCTTTGCACTGTGTTGATCCTTCTCCATCAGCACGACCAGAAGTTCATCAAGTGCTGCACCAGCTGGAAGAGATTAGACCAGAGAGATCAGTCACAGCCAGTCCTGGGGATGATTCTATAATATAG
- the LOC114177496 gene encoding laccase-12-like → MTILDNHYSSIFLATIFLLLTSALSAANAKIHAHEFVVEATPVKRLCKTHNAITVNGQFPGPTLEINNGDTLVVKVTNKARYNVTIHWHGVRQMRTGWADGPEFVTQCPIRPGGSYTYRFTVQGQEGTLWWHAHSSWLRATVYGALIIRPREGQLYPFPKPNHDTPILLGEWWDANPIDVVRQATRTGGAPNVSDAYTINGQPGDLYKCSTKDTTTVPIHAGETNLLRVINAALNQPLFFTVANHKLTVVGADASYLKPFTTKVLMLGPGQTTDVLITADQPPSRYYMAARAYQSAQNAAFDNTTTTAILEYKSPHHGNHAQHHRSKGVKSKTRPIMPPLPAYNDTNTVTAFSRSFRSPRRVEVPTEIDQSLFFTVGLGLNKCPKNFKPNRCQGPNGTRFTASMNNVSFVLPNNVSILQAQYLGIPGVFTTDFPGKPPVKFDYTGNVSRSLWQPIPGTKAHKLKFGSRVEIVLQDTSIVTPENHPIHLHGYDFYIVAEGFGNFDPKKDRAKFNLVDPPLRNTVAVPVNGWAVIRFVADNPGAWLMHCHLDVHIGWGLATVLLVENGVGKLQSIEPPPVDLPLC, encoded by the exons ATGACCATTCTCGACAACCACTACTCCTCCATCTTCTTAGCCACCATTTTCCTTCTCTTAACTTCAGCATTGTCTGCAGCAAATGCAAAAATTCACGCGCATGAGTTTGTT GTTGAAGCAACTCCAGTGAAGAGGCTGTGCAAAACACACAATGCCATCACCGTGAACGGCCAATTCCCCGGCCCAACGTTGGAAATCAACAACGGAGACACTTTGGTCGTGAAAGTCACAAACAAAGCTCGTTACAATGTGACCATTCATTG GCACGGTGTTAGGCAGATGAGAACAGGATGGGCAGATGGACCAGAATTTGTGACTCAGTGCCCCATTCGTCCTGGAGGAAGTTACACCTACCGTTTTACCGTACAGGGACAAGAAGGAACACTTTGGTGGCATGCTCATAGCTCCTGGCTTAGAGCCACCGTTTATGGTGCTTTAATCATTCGTCCCAGGGAAGGACAGCTCTACCCTTTCCCCAAGCCAAACCACGACACACCCATTCTTCTTG GGGAATGGTGGGACGCAAACCCTATTGATGTGGTGAGACAGGCCACACGAACTGGAGGAGCTCCTAATGTCTCTGATGCATACACCATCAATGGTCAACCTGGTGATCTTTACAAGTGCTCAACCAAAG ATACTACCACTGTTCCGATTCATGCTGGAGAAACAAACCTTCTACGTGTCATCAATGCTGCACTCAATCAACCTCTCTTCTTTACCGTCGCAAACCACAAACTTACGGTCGTTGGCGCCGACGCCTCCTACCTCAAACCCTTCACCACCAAAGTCCTCATGTTGGGACCCGGCCAAACCACTGATGTCCTCATTACCGCCGACCAACCACCATCTCGCTACTACATGGCGGCGCGTGCATACCAATCTGCTCAAAACGCTGCGTTTgacaacaccaccaccaccgcaaTATTGGAATACAAATCACCTCACCATGGTAACCATGCTCAGCATCATCGTTCTAAAGGTGTGAAGAGCAAAACGAGACCTATAATGCCTCCACTCCCTGCTTACAACGACACAAACACCGTCACTGCTTTCAGCAGAAGCTTCAGAAGCCCCAGAAGAGTTGAGGTCCCCACTGAAATCGATCAAAGCCTTTTCTTCACCGTGGGCTTAGGACTCAACAAGTGCCCTAAAAACTTCAAACCAAATAGGTGTCAG GGACCCAATGGGACGAGGTTCACTGCGAGCATGAACAACGTTTCTTTCGTGCTACCCAACAACGTTTCCATCTTGCAGGCTCAGTACCTCGGAATCCCGGGAGTGTTCACGACCGATTTTCCGGGGAAGCCGCCGGTGAAGTTCGATTACACCGGCAACGTGAGCCGTTCATTGTGGCAACCTATTCCCGGGACTAAGGCTCACAAGTTGAAGTTTGGGTCGAGGGTTGAGATTGTGTTGCAGGATACTAGCATTGTTACTCCTGAGAACCACCCTATCCATCTCCATGGCTATGATTTCTACATTGTTGCAGAGGGGTTCGGGAACTTCGACCCCAAGAAAGATAGGGCGAAATTCAACCTTGTTGATCCTCCTTTGAGGAACACAGTGGCTGTCCCTGTAAATGGATGGGCAGTTATTAGATTTGTTGCTGATAATCCAG GTGCATGGCTTATGCATTGTCACTTGGACGTCCACATAGGGTGGGGTTTGGCGACGGTGTTGTTGGTGGAGAACGGTGTTGGGAAATTGCAGTCCATAGAGCCTCCTCCGGTGGATCTTCCTCTTTGTTAG
- the LOC114163092 gene encoding uncharacterized protein LOC114163092 isoform X1 codes for MESSAVIRSFNYPMGTMSHMRPSRDKQVVVPIHNVGWNSKSRLFTQHLSYDRKHINSHMKGSTTLVSCAKTAEPINTSKSGDDVAASSDSTPQGSLEKKPLQATTFPNGFEALVLEVCDETEIAELKVKVGDFEMHIKRNIGATTVPLSNISPTTPPPIPSKPMDESAPGTLPPSPPKSSPEKKNPFIDSFREKSPRLAALEASGTTTYVLVPSPTVGFFRRGRTVKGKRQPPICKEGDLVTEGQIIGYLDQFGTGLPVKTDVAGVVLKLVVDDGEPVGYGDPLIAVLPSFHDIK; via the exons ATGGAATCCTCCGCTGTCATTCGATCTTTTAACT ATCCCATGGGCACTATGTCCCATATGCGACCTTCCCGCGATAAACAAGTTGTAGTTCCCATCCACAATGTCGGATGGAACTCTAAAAGTAGACTTTTCACCCAGCATTTGTCATATGATCGGAAGCACATTAATTCCCACATGAAGGGGAGCACCACACTGGTTTCATGTGCAAAAACAGCTGAACCTATCAACACATCCAAGTCTGGTGATG ATGTTGCAGCTTCTTCAGATAGTACTCCACAAGGCTCGTTGGAGAAAAAGCCTTTGCAAGCTACTACTTTTCCTAATGGATTTGAG GCTTTGGTATTAGAGGTGTGTGATGAGACTGAAATTGCTGAACTGAAAGTAAAG GTTGGAGATTTTGAAATGCATATTAAGCGAAACATTGGAGCAACAACGGTTCCTTTGTCTAACATTTCACCAACGACTCCTCCGCCTATTCCATCTAAACCTATGGATGAATCAGCACCTGGTACCCTGCCACCATCACCTCCAAAATCATCTccagaaaagaaaaatccattTATAGATTCTTTCAGAGAGAAATCACCAAGATTGGCAGCATTGGAGGCTTCTGGTACCACCACTTATGTCTTAGTACCATCTCCCACG GTTGGCTTCTTCCGAAGAGGTAGAACAGTGAAAGGCAAGAGACAACCTCCTATCTGTAAAGAG GGAGATTTAGTCACAGAAGGGCAAATCATCGGTTATTTGGACCAGTTTGGCACTGGACTTCCGGTTAAG ACTGATGTGGCTGGAGTAGTGTTGAAGCTAGTTGTTGATGATGGAG AGCCTGTTGGTTACGGAGACCCCCTTATTGCTGTCTTGCCATCTTTTCATGACATCAAGTGA
- the LOC114179209 gene encoding protein RETICULATA-RELATED 5, chloroplastic-like, with the protein MKPHTQASSFATPLPHVPFFRATASSRAAPAESLHAAAAANEFRRIWTAKLRRVHLSVRHSTRVAAASNPSGSGGDYSQPRSSRRGVLMVPFLAAGASVLLSAAARAEEKAAELAPTAPKLEEAKKKEEEEVITSRIYDAAVIGEPLAIGKEKGKVWEKLMNARVVYLGEAEQVPVRDDRELELEIVKNLHRRCSEKEKKLSLALEAFPSNLQEPLNQYMEKKIDGDTLKSYTLHWPLQRWQEYEPILNYCRENGIRLVACGTPLKILRTVQAEGIRGLTKAERKLYAPPAGSGFVSGFTSISRRPSVDSTQNLSIPFGPSSYLSAQAKVVDEYCMSQVILQNVLDGGSTGMLIVVTGASHVTYGSRGTGVPARISGKIQKKNQVVILLDPERQFIRREGEVPVADFLWYSAARPCSRNCFDRAEIARVMNAAGRRRDALPQDLQKGIDLGLVSPEVLQNFFDLEQYPLISELTHRFQGFRERLLADPKFLHRLAIEEAISITTTLLAQYEKRKDNFFQELDYVITDTVRGSVVDFFTVWLPAPTLSFLSYADEMKAPDNIGSLMGLLGSIPDNAFQKNLAGTNWNLNHRIASVVFGGLKLASVGFISSIGAVASSNSLYGIRKFLNPAVVTEQQIIRSPVLKTAVIYACFLGISANLRYQVIAGLVEHRISEQFASQTFFVNMLSFVARTVNSYWGTQQWIDLARFTGLQVRKTESPTSDSPNSAAILCNEAEEATIDEIEK; encoded by the exons ATGAAGCCACACACTCAGGCTTCTTCTTTCGCTACTCCACTCCCGCACGTGCCTTTCTTTCGCGCCACCGCTTCCTCACGTGCCGCCCCGGCGGAATCTCTCCatgccgccgccgccgccaatgAATTCCGTCGCATCTGGACTGCGAAACTCCGCCGCGTCCACCTGTCCGTTCGCCACTCCACACGCGTCGCTGCGGCTTCTAATCCGAGCGGCTCCGGTGGCGATTATAGTCAACCTCGGAGCAGCCGGCGCGGCGTGCTGATGGTACCGTTCCTGGCTGCCGGCGCGTCGGTTCTGTTATCGGCGGCAGCGAgggcggaggagaaggcggcggAATTGGCTCCGACAGCGCCGAAGCTGGAGGAGGCGAAAaagaaggaggaggaggaagtgATAACGTCGAGGATTTACGACGCGGCGGTGATAGGGGAACCGTTGGCGATAGGGAAAGAGAAAGGGAAGGTGTGGGAGAAGTTGATGAATGCGCGAGTGGTGTATTTGGGGGAAGCGGAACAGGTTCCGGTTCGAGACGATAGGGAGTTGGAGCTTGAGATTGTGAAAAATTTGCATAGGCGCTGTTCGGAGAAGGAAAAAAAACTGTCTCTTGCGCTGGAAGCTTTTCCCTCTAATCTTCAGGAACCGCTCAACCAGTATATGGAGAAGAA GATAGATGGAGACACCTTGAAGTCTTATACGTTGCATTGGCCACTTCAAAGATGGCAGGAGTATGAACCTATTCTGAACTACTGTCGTGAAAATGGAATCCGTCTAGTCGCTTGTGGTACTCCGCTGAAG ATCTTAAGAACTGTCCAAGCAGAAGGAATTCGTGGGCTTACAAAGGCTGAACGTAAACTTTATGCTCCTCCAGCTGGTTCGGGCTTTGTATCGGGCTTTACTTCTATCTCACGTAGACCTTCAGTCGATAGTACTCAAAATCTGTCTATTCCTTTTGGTCCGAGCTCATACCTTTCGGCACAGGCTAAAGTAGTTGATGAGTATTGTATGTCCCAGGTTATCTTACAAAATGTGCTTGATGGAGGGTCCACTGGTATGTTAATTGTTGTGACTGGTGCAAGCCATGTTACGTATGGATCTAGAGGAACCGGGGTGCCAGCTAGAATTTCaggaaaaatacaaaagaaaaaccaaGTAGTTATATTACTTGACCCTGAAAGACAATTCATTCGCAGAGAAGGAGAAGTTCCTGTGGCTGATTTTTTGTGGTATTCTGCTGCCAGACCCTGTAGTAGAAATTGCTTTGATCGTGCTGAGATTGCTCGCGTAATGAATGCTGCTGGGCGGAGGCGAGATGCCCTACCACAG GATCTTCAAAAGGGAATTGATCTTGGTTTAGTATCTCCAGAGGTTTTGCAGAACTTCTTTGATCTAGAGCAGTATCCTCTGATTTCAGAACTCACTCACCGTTTCCAG GGTTTCAGGGAAAGATTGTTGGCAGATCCCAAATTCTTGCACAGATTAGCCATAGAAGAAGCCATATCAATAACAACTACATTGTTGGCGCAATATGAAAAGcgaaaagataattttttccAAGAGCTTGACTACGTTATTACAGACACTGTCAGAGGATCAGTAGTTGATTTTTTTACAGTGTGGCTTCCTGCACCAACTTTGTCATTCCTTTCATATGCTGATGAGATGAAAGCACCTGACAACATTGGTTCTCTAATGGGACTTCTAGGTTCCATCCCGGACAATGCATTTCAAAAGAATCTGGCAGGGACAAACTGGAACCTCAATCATAGAATTGCATCAGTTGTATTTGGTGGGCTAAAACTTGCTAGTGTTGGATTTATTTCAAGCATTGGAGCCGtggcttcatcaaattctcTATACGGAATCCGTAAATTCCTTAATCCAGCCGTTGTCACTGAACAACAGATTATAAGGTCACCAGTACTCAAAACAGCTGTAATATATGCTTGCTTTCTTGGAATTTCTGCAAATCTCCGTTATCAG GTAATTGCTGGGTTAGTGGAGCATCGGATTTCTGAACAGTTTGCTTCCCAGACATTCTTTGTAAATATGCTTTCTTTTGTAGCACGGACTGTCAATTCCTATTGGGGAACCCAG CAATGGATTGACCTAGCGCGCTTTACTGGCCTGCAAGTTAGAAAGACAGAGTCGCCAACCTCAGATTCTCCGAATAGTGCTGCAATTTTATGCAACGAAGCAGAAGAAGCCACCATTGAtgagatagaaaaataa